A genome region from Salvia splendens isolate huo1 chromosome 19, SspV2, whole genome shotgun sequence includes the following:
- the LOC121779684 gene encoding hippocampus abundant transcript 1 protein isoform X1, producing the protein MEKVFGLSHLFMTVFLHCFANFMVAPAITDVTMAALCPGEDECSLAIYLTGAHQVVTGLGSLMTMPLVGNLSDIYGRKVMLTLPITLSIFPLLILAYGRTRYYFYAYYVLKTLFSMATEGSVHFLALAYVADNVSESRRAAVFGIMSGFASSSFVLGNLSTRFLSTSAVFQVAAAMSIVALVYMRVFLQESVASNVASCKSSETECLLEKSPSKKWNLFKTLPSLNESISLLKTSPTFSKAAAVAFFITVADVGLFSSLTYFLKAQFHFNKDQFADLMIIAGIAGVVSQLIIMPALTPLMGEERMLSVGLFFACAHIVLYSVAWAPWVPYAAATLSLLASFALPCLRSIASKQTGPNEQGKVQGCITGIGSFANIVSPLAFSPLTALFLSDNAPFHFPGFSIMCSGLVAMIAFVHSTTIRPPPTPSKSDICSSSTTDPLV; encoded by the exons ATGGAGAAGGTCTTTGGGCTGAGCCACCTCTTCATGACGGTGTTCCTCCACTGCTTTGCAAACTTCATGGTGGCTCCGGCCATCACAGACGTCACCATGGCGGCGCTTTGCCCCGGAGAAGACGAATGCTCCTTGGCCATATATCTCACCGGAGCTCACCAGGTG GTAACTGGACTGGGATCACTCATGACAATGCCTTTGGTTGGGAATCTCTCCGACATTTATGGAAGAAAAGTGATGCTCACACTCCCCATTACTCTCTCCATTTTTCCTCTTT TGATTCTGGCATATGGCAGGACAAGATATTACTTCTATGCTTATTATGTGCTGAAAACTCTGTTTTCAATGGCTACTGAAGGCAGTGTCCATTTTCTTGCTCTTGCTTATGTG GCCGATAATGTTTCAGAGAGCAGAAGGGCTGCAGTTTTCGGCATCATGTCCGGCTTCGCTTCTTCCTCCTTTGTCCTTGGAAACTTATCCACTCGATTTCTCTCCACTTCAGCCGTTTTCCAA GTGGCTGCTGCGATGTCCATCGTCGCATTGGTGTACATGAGAGTCTTTCTTCAGGAGTCCGTCGCCAGCAACGTCGCTTCTTGCAAGAGCTCAGAAACCGAATGCCTTCTCGAGAAATCTCCCTCCAAAAAATGGAACCTTTTCAAGACTCTTCCATCTCTCAATGAATCCATTTCCTTGTTGAAGACTAG CCCAACATTTTCCAAAGCAGCTGCAGTTGCATTCTTCATCACAGTTGCAGATGTTGGCCTCTTTTCTTCATTGACA TACTTTTTGAAGGCTCAGTTCCACTTCAACAAAGATCAATTCGCCGATCTTATGATTATAGCCGGAATTGCAGGAGTAGTATCACAG CTCATCATAATGCCTGCACTAACTCCACTCATGGGAGAAGAAAGGATGCTCTCGGTTGGACTGTTTTTCGCCTGCGCTCAT ATTGTACTCTACAGTGTCGCGTGGGCACCTTGG GTACCTTATGCTGCAGCAACGTTGTCACTTCTGGCTAGCTTTGCTCTTCCATGT CTACGTAGTATCGCATCCAAACAAACTGGACCGAACGAACAG GGGAAGGTTCAAGGCTGCATAACAGGGATCGGCTCCTTCGCCAACATCGTCTCGCCACTTGCTTTCAGCCCTCTAACAG CTCTGTTTTTATCAGACAACGCGCCATTCCACTTCCCTGGATTCAGCATTATGTGCTCCGGCTTAGTTGCT ATGATTGCGTTCGTGCATAGCACAACGATAAGGCCGCCCCCGACACCTTCCAAGAGCGATATTTGCAGCTCCAGCACCACGGACCCTTTAGTTTGA
- the LOC121779686 gene encoding LOW QUALITY PROTEIN: phospholipase D delta-like (The sequence of the model RefSeq protein was modified relative to this genomic sequence to represent the inferred CDS: deleted 1 base in 1 codon; substituted 2 bases at 2 genomic stop codons) — MGEETPGNETIYLHGDLDLKIIEARCLPNMDLLVERLRCFLTAFKSVQKPLTTHRHRHRRRLMQHSKIITSDPYVTVCLAGARVARTRVISNSQNPVWDEHFKIPLAHPVSQIEFEVKDNDMFGADRIGVAKVEARRIASGETIDEWISLIGPQGRPYKPETAMWLQITFTPCSSNPEYQHGVTEDNGLRESYFPQRHGGKVTLYQDAHVPDGMLPEIEVEGGRQFEHEKCWEDICHAIMEAHHIAYIVGWSIYHKVRLVREASRPLPRGGELTLGELLKYKSQEGVRVLLLVWDDKTSHSKFFINTTGVMETYDEETRKFFKHSSVTCVLAPRYGSNKLSIFKQQVVGTIYTHHQKCVIVDTQHHGNNRKITTFIGGLDLCDGRYDTPEHRLYRDLKTVFHGDYHNPTFGQGTKGPRQPWHDLHCKIEGPAAYDILTNFEQRWKKATKWNKIGQKLMRFSRWHDALIKIDKISWINSPSTNVPNDHPLLWVYEENDPDNWHVQIFRSIDSGSLKGFPKSVYAAEKQNLVCAKNVVIDKSIQMAYIQAIRSAQHFIYIENTKXXYYIKVNEFMYITNIFLFMEGADNLIPMELALKIVSKIRAKEKFRVYVVIPMWPEGVPSSAAVQEILYWQAQMMQMMYELIVKEIKSANLKNAHPTDYLNFYCLGNREEYRNKSSNGSSHATASSHPNEASTSTGKVKSGRFMIYVHAKGMIVDDEYVIIGSANINQRSMAGSRDTEIAMGAYQPHHTWAKKQYHPRGQVYGYRMSLWAEHLGQIHPCYKDANELECVNYVNAVAQENWKRFTADKFTALQGHLLKYPVEIDADGKVNYLPGFESFPDVGGKVLGAPTNLPDALTT; from the exons ATGGGGGAAGAAACCCCTGGAAACGAGACAATCTACCTTCATGGCGACCTTGACTTGAAGATCATCGAAGCGCGGTGCCTTCCCAACATGGACCTCCTGGTCGAGCGCCTCCGCTGCTTCCTCACCGCGTTCAAGTCCGTCCAGAAGCCCCTGACCAcacaccgccaccgccaccgccgtcGCCTCATGCAGCACAGCAAGATCATCACCAGCGACCCCTATGTCACCGTCTGCCTTGCTGGCGCCCGCGTCGCACGCACCCGTGTCATATCCAACTCCCAGAACCCCGTCTGGGACGAGCATTTCAAGATCCCTCTGGCACACCCTGTCTCACAG ATCGAGTTCGAGGTGAAGGACAACGACATGTTCGGCGCGGACAGGATCGGGGTAGCGAAGGTGGAGGCGAGGCGTATTGCGTCGGGGGAGACCATCGACGAGTGGATCTCATTGATTGGGCCCCAAGGGCGGCCGTACAAGCCGGAGACGGCCATGTGGCTGCAGATCACGTTCACACCGTGCAGCTCGAACCCCGAGTACCAGCACGGCGTGACGGAGGATAACGGGCTGCGGGAGAGCTACTTCCCGCAGCGGCACGGGGGGAAGGTGACGCTGTATCAGGACGCGCACGTGCCAGACGGGATGCTCCCGGAGATCGAGGTGGAGGGCGGGCGGCAGTTCGAGCACGAAAAGTGCTGGGAGGACATATGCCACGCCATCATGGAGGCGCACCACATTGCGTATATTGTGGGGTGGTCGATATACCACAAGGTGAGGCTCGTGAGGGAGGCGTCGCGGCCGCTCCCCCGCGGCGGCGAACTCACACTAGGGGAGCTCCTCAAGTATAAGTCACAGGAAGGGGTGAGGGTGTTGCTCTTGGTTTGGGATGATAAGACTTCCCATAGCAAGTTCTTCATCAATACT ACAGGAGTAATGGAAACTTATGACGAAGAAACTCGCAAGTTTTTTAAGCACTCGTCTGTCACCTGCGTGCTCGCTCCTCGTTACGGCAGCAATAAGCTTAGCATTTTCAAACAGCAGGTTGTGGGAACAATTTACACTCACCATCAGAAATGTGTGATTGTGGACACTCAACACCACGGAAACAACCGGAAAATCACTACATTCATCGGGGGTCTGGACCTCTGCGACGGCCGCTATGACACACCTGAGCACCGACTCTATCGTGATCTCAAAACCGTGTTCCATGGCGACTATCATAATCCTACATTCGGT CAAGGAACTAAGGGTCCAAGACAGCCGTGGCACGATCTACACTGCAAGATAGAAGGTCCCGCTGCTTACGACATTCTCACCAATTTTGAGCAGCGATGGAAGAAAGCCACTAAATGGAACAAGATCGGTCAGAAGCTCATGAGATTTTCACGTTGGCACGATGCTTTGATCAAGATCGACAAAATCTCGTGGATCAATAGTCCTTCCACGAACGTCCCAAACGATCATCCTTTGTTGTGGGTTTACGAGGAGAACGATCCTGATAACTGGCATGTTCAG ATTTTCCGGTCCATAGATTCAGGATCACTCAAGGGATTTCCGAAGAGTGTGTATGCAGCAGAAAAGCAA AATCTGGTTTGTGCTAAAAATGTGGTGATAGATAAAAGCATTCAAATGGCTTATATCCAAGCAATCAGATCTGCACAACACTTCATTTACATTGAGAACaca aaatagtagtactatataaaagtgaatgaatttatgtatattactaatatatttttgtttatggAAGGGGCTGACAATCTAATCCCAATGGAACTGGCATTGAAAATAGTAAGTAAAATAAGGGCCAAGGAGAAGTTCAGAGTGTATGTTGTTATTCCAATGTGGCCAGAGGGTGTGCCTAGTTCTGCTGCTGTTCAAGAAATCCTTTACTGGCAG GCGCAGATGATGCAAATGATGTACGAACTAATCGTTAAAGAAATCAAGTCAGCTAATCTCAAGAATGCGCATCCAACCGACTATCTCAATTTCTATTGTCTGGGCAACCGCGAAGAGTATCGGAATAAATCATCGAATGGGAGTAGCCATGCCACTGCCTCATCACATCCAAAT GAAGCAAGCACGAGCACGGGGAAGGTAAAATCAGGTCGGTTTATGATATACGTGCATGCCAAGGGAATGATAGTGGACGATGAATATGTTATAATCGGTTCAGCCAACATCAACCAACGCTCTATGGCCGGTTCCAGAGACACAGAGATCGCCATGGGAGCCTACCAACCCCATCACACCTGGGCCAAGAAACAGTACCATCCACGCGGGCAG GTGTATGGGTACAGAATGTCACTGTGGGCGGAGCATTTGGGGCAGATCCATCCTTGCTACAAGGACGCCAACGAGTTGGAGTGTGTCAACTATGTTAACGCCGTTGCACAAGAGAACTGGAAGAGATTCACAGCTGACAAGTTCACGGCCTTGCAAGGTCATCTCCTCAAATATCCAGTGGAGATCGATGCTGATGGGAAGGTCAATTATCTGCCAGGATTCGAATCCTTTCCCGACGTTGGTGGTAAGGTGTTAGGGGCTCCAACTAATCTGCCTGATGCTTTGACTACCTAG
- the LOC121779684 gene encoding hippocampus abundant transcript 1 protein isoform X2 → MEKVFGLSHLFMTVFLHCFANFMVAPAITDVTMAALCPGEDECSLAIYLTGAHQVTGLGSLMTMPLVGNLSDIYGRKVMLTLPITLSIFPLLILAYGRTRYYFYAYYVLKTLFSMATEGSVHFLALAYVADNVSESRRAAVFGIMSGFASSSFVLGNLSTRFLSTSAVFQVAAAMSIVALVYMRVFLQESVASNVASCKSSETECLLEKSPSKKWNLFKTLPSLNESISLLKTSPTFSKAAAVAFFITVADVGLFSSLTYFLKAQFHFNKDQFADLMIIAGIAGVVSQLIIMPALTPLMGEERMLSVGLFFACAHIVLYSVAWAPWVPYAAATLSLLASFALPCLRSIASKQTGPNEQGKVQGCITGIGSFANIVSPLAFSPLTALFLSDNAPFHFPGFSIMCSGLVAMIAFVHSTTIRPPPTPSKSDICSSSTTDPLV, encoded by the exons ATGGAGAAGGTCTTTGGGCTGAGCCACCTCTTCATGACGGTGTTCCTCCACTGCTTTGCAAACTTCATGGTGGCTCCGGCCATCACAGACGTCACCATGGCGGCGCTTTGCCCCGGAGAAGACGAATGCTCCTTGGCCATATATCTCACCGGAGCTCACCAG GTAACTGGACTGGGATCACTCATGACAATGCCTTTGGTTGGGAATCTCTCCGACATTTATGGAAGAAAAGTGATGCTCACACTCCCCATTACTCTCTCCATTTTTCCTCTTT TGATTCTGGCATATGGCAGGACAAGATATTACTTCTATGCTTATTATGTGCTGAAAACTCTGTTTTCAATGGCTACTGAAGGCAGTGTCCATTTTCTTGCTCTTGCTTATGTG GCCGATAATGTTTCAGAGAGCAGAAGGGCTGCAGTTTTCGGCATCATGTCCGGCTTCGCTTCTTCCTCCTTTGTCCTTGGAAACTTATCCACTCGATTTCTCTCCACTTCAGCCGTTTTCCAA GTGGCTGCTGCGATGTCCATCGTCGCATTGGTGTACATGAGAGTCTTTCTTCAGGAGTCCGTCGCCAGCAACGTCGCTTCTTGCAAGAGCTCAGAAACCGAATGCCTTCTCGAGAAATCTCCCTCCAAAAAATGGAACCTTTTCAAGACTCTTCCATCTCTCAATGAATCCATTTCCTTGTTGAAGACTAG CCCAACATTTTCCAAAGCAGCTGCAGTTGCATTCTTCATCACAGTTGCAGATGTTGGCCTCTTTTCTTCATTGACA TACTTTTTGAAGGCTCAGTTCCACTTCAACAAAGATCAATTCGCCGATCTTATGATTATAGCCGGAATTGCAGGAGTAGTATCACAG CTCATCATAATGCCTGCACTAACTCCACTCATGGGAGAAGAAAGGATGCTCTCGGTTGGACTGTTTTTCGCCTGCGCTCAT ATTGTACTCTACAGTGTCGCGTGGGCACCTTGG GTACCTTATGCTGCAGCAACGTTGTCACTTCTGGCTAGCTTTGCTCTTCCATGT CTACGTAGTATCGCATCCAAACAAACTGGACCGAACGAACAG GGGAAGGTTCAAGGCTGCATAACAGGGATCGGCTCCTTCGCCAACATCGTCTCGCCACTTGCTTTCAGCCCTCTAACAG CTCTGTTTTTATCAGACAACGCGCCATTCCACTTCCCTGGATTCAGCATTATGTGCTCCGGCTTAGTTGCT ATGATTGCGTTCGTGCATAGCACAACGATAAGGCCGCCCCCGACACCTTCCAAGAGCGATATTTGCAGCTCCAGCACCACGGACCCTTTAGTTTGA
- the LOC121779685 gene encoding glutathione S-transferase F9-like: MVVKVYGPDYACPKRVILCLIEKEIDYETVDVDLLKGEHLSPQYLKLQPFGVLPVIEDGDYILYESRAIIRYYAEKYRSQGSELLGKTIEERGLIEQWLDVEAHNFQPPLYDLVYQLLINPKTGVASDPKRIQEDEEKLAKTLDVYEKRLSVSKYLASDTFSLADLSHIPFSNYLVTTLKKGYLIRDRKNVSRWWDDISSRPSWKKVLELHPPVF, encoded by the exons ATGGTGGTGAAGGTGTACGGACCAGACTACGCTTGTCCGAAGAGAGTAATCCTTTGTTTGATCGAGAAAGAGATCGATTACGAGACTGTCGACGTTGACCTCTTAAAAGGGGAGCACTTGTCTCCTCAGTATCTCAAGCTGCag CCTTTTGGAGTTCTTCCTGTTATTGAGGACGGAGACTACATATTATATG AATCAAGGGCTATCATCAGGTACTATGCAGAGAAATATAGGTCTCAAGGTAGTGAGCTATTAGGTAAAACAATAGAAGAGAGAGGCCTAATAGAGCAGTGGCTAGATGTCGAGGCGCACAACTTCCAGCCACCGCTCTATGACCTCGTATATCAACTCTTGATTAACCCGAAAACTGGCGTAGCATCTGATCCAAAACGCATCCAAGAAGACGAGGAGAAACTTGCAAAGACTTTAGATGTGTATGAAAAGAGGCTGTCAGTGAGCAAATACTTGGCGAGCGACACCTTTAGCCTGGCGGACCTCAGCCACATCCCCTTCAGTAACTACTTGGTGACCACTCTCAAAAAAGGGTACTTGATAAGGGACAGGAAGAATGTGAGCAGATGGTGGGATGATATTAGCAGCAGGCCATCTTGGAAGAAGGTGCTTGAGCTCCATCCACCGGTATTTTAG